Proteins encoded in a region of the Photobacterium angustum genome:
- a CDS encoding efflux RND transporter permease subunit: MKRILSNTRLLVLAVALLIVSGLSALSSLPRAEDPIINNRNASIITHYPGATAERVEALVTEKIENKLRQIDDINNITSVSRPGISLVSIELKDSVTDSEPVWSDARDKLSDITPNLPEGASVPNLDSDHSYAFTVITALTWQGRSPTDLLTLRRYAIELGNRLRALNGTEFVDEYGLPEEEVVVKIDPVAVSALGRSAISISSAIQGADAKNAAGELVNGQSRFSLEIADSLDSLDRIRQVPITIDSNGHLVRLENIATIQRQQTNPAAEIAVIDGKLAVIVAARMQPHLRVDQWTKSVNHFLTQFEQELPSNIKLNRIFEQQGYTQVRLTDLAQNLLLGFSLILIVLFITLGIRSAFIVALSLPLTCLFTLALMHFTGLPMNQMSVTGLIVALGIMVDNAIVMVDTIQHYRKKGLERIDAALKAIQHLWIPLLGSTLTTILAFAPIFLMPGPAGEFVGAIAITVSFSLIGSYLIAHTLVAGFAARWLPKQTQHNAWYQTGLTLPWLANVFGNTVKMAIKRPLLALITMSVLPFVGIWSASQLTEQFFPPSDRDMFEIQVFLPPQASINATEATTKKIDRLLNEYQDIEQVNWLIGTNFPSFYYNMVANQQGTPNFAQAMIKTNNFKVANTLIPKLQKQLDKAIPEAQILIRKLEQGPPFNAPLEVRLYGNNLDKLKTIGEDIRLLMASTPNVTHTRETLLSGLPKVSVDVNEQASQLSGLNLTEIADLLQASLIGITNGNIIEGAEAIPIRVRVDNLSRENMTNLANLHIPVVNNHASDQFSGIAISSIADLSLTPTRGAIPHRNGQRINVIEGYLEAGVLPQTALNAFKVKLNQYMTTLPAGYTVEIGGESAERDKSVGNLIANLSMVFTLMIMVVVISFNSFRLSLIIFTVGFMASGLGLLSVWLFNYPFGFTVIIGLLGLIGLAINAAIVILSELKADPNALNGDKQAIHIAVMSCTRHITSTTITTVGGFIPLMLEGGGFWPPFAVTIAGGTVLTTLLSFYFVPAAFTLLMKRKQQHVMPLQTA, translated from the coding sequence ATGAAACGTATTCTTTCTAATACCCGCCTACTGGTTTTGGCTGTCGCTTTATTGATCGTGAGTGGTCTTTCTGCTTTATCTTCGTTGCCAAGAGCTGAAGACCCAATTATTAATAATCGTAACGCTTCAATTATAACCCATTATCCGGGGGCAACTGCTGAACGTGTTGAAGCGCTCGTTACCGAAAAAATTGAAAATAAACTACGACAAATAGATGATATTAATAACATTACATCGGTTTCTCGTCCGGGTATTTCGCTTGTCAGTATAGAACTAAAAGACAGCGTTACCGATTCAGAACCAGTATGGTCTGATGCAAGAGATAAACTCTCTGATATCACACCGAACCTACCAGAAGGTGCTTCTGTTCCTAATTTAGACAGCGATCATTCTTATGCCTTTACCGTCATTACCGCGCTTACTTGGCAAGGTCGCTCTCCCACAGATTTACTCACTCTACGCCGTTATGCCATTGAACTAGGTAACCGCCTACGTGCACTTAATGGTACAGAGTTTGTTGATGAATATGGCTTACCCGAAGAAGAAGTGGTGGTAAAAATTGATCCTGTTGCTGTTAGTGCATTAGGACGCTCAGCTATTTCTATTTCTTCTGCCATACAAGGTGCAGATGCAAAAAATGCTGCAGGTGAACTGGTAAATGGACAAAGCCGATTTAGTTTAGAAATTGCCGATTCTTTAGACTCACTCGACCGTATAAGACAAGTACCTATCACTATTGATAGTAACGGTCATCTTGTGCGGTTAGAAAATATTGCCACCATTCAACGTCAGCAAACAAATCCAGCAGCTGAGATAGCTGTTATCGATGGAAAGCTCGCAGTTATTGTTGCTGCGCGTATGCAGCCTCATCTACGCGTTGATCAATGGACAAAGAGCGTTAATCACTTTCTGACTCAATTTGAACAAGAGCTTCCGAGTAATATAAAACTCAATCGTATCTTTGAGCAACAAGGTTATACCCAAGTTCGTCTTACTGATTTAGCCCAAAATTTATTGCTCGGCTTCTCGCTTATTTTAATCGTATTATTTATTACGCTTGGGATCCGTTCTGCGTTTATTGTGGCACTATCATTGCCACTTACTTGCTTATTCACCCTCGCTTTAATGCATTTTACGGGGTTACCGATGAACCAAATGTCGGTAACGGGGTTAATTGTTGCGCTTGGGATCATGGTCGATAATGCGATTGTAATGGTAGATACTATTCAACATTATCGTAAGAAAGGTCTTGAACGAATCGATGCAGCCTTAAAAGCTATTCAGCATTTATGGATACCATTACTCGGTTCAACACTAACAACCATTCTTGCCTTTGCCCCTATTTTCCTAATGCCAGGTCCTGCCGGTGAATTTGTAGGTGCTATTGCTATCACCGTATCTTTTTCTCTAATCGGTTCTTATCTTATTGCTCATACTCTGGTTGCAGGATTCGCAGCGCGTTGGCTTCCTAAACAAACCCAACATAATGCATGGTACCAAACAGGCTTAACCCTACCTTGGCTTGCGAATGTATTTGGCAATACCGTAAAAATGGCAATTAAGCGTCCGTTATTAGCGCTCATTACAATGTCAGTATTACCTTTTGTTGGTATCTGGAGTGCATCTCAGTTAACCGAACAATTTTTCCCACCTTCTGATCGCGATATGTTCGAGATCCAAGTTTTCTTACCGCCACAAGCGAGTATTAATGCAACGGAAGCAACCACGAAAAAAATCGATCGCTTGCTTAATGAATATCAGGATATCGAACAAGTTAATTGGTTAATTGGAACTAATTTTCCCTCGTTTTACTACAACATGGTCGCTAACCAACAAGGCACACCTAACTTTGCTCAGGCGATGATCAAAACCAATAACTTTAAAGTTGCTAATACGCTGATCCCTAAACTGCAAAAGCAATTAGATAAAGCGATCCCAGAGGCACAAATTTTAATACGTAAGTTAGAACAAGGCCCACCGTTTAATGCGCCACTTGAAGTACGTTTATACGGCAATAACCTTGATAAACTAAAAACCATTGGTGAAGATATCCGTTTATTGATGGCGAGTACGCCAAATGTCACGCATACCCGTGAGACATTATTATCAGGTTTACCGAAAGTTAGTGTGGATGTAAATGAACAAGCTAGCCAATTAAGTGGTTTAAACCTCACTGAAATCGCGGATCTCTTGCAAGCATCACTGATTGGGATCACTAACGGCAATATTATCGAAGGTGCAGAAGCAATCCCTATTCGTGTTCGAGTGGATAACCTCTCCCGCGAAAATATGACGAACTTAGCAAACCTTCATATTCCTGTAGTTAATAACCATGCAAGCGATCAGTTTTCAGGTATTGCTATTTCATCCATAGCTGATCTATCACTGACCCCAACACGTGGCGCAATACCGCATCGAAATGGTCAACGAATTAATGTTATTGAAGGTTATTTAGAAGCAGGTGTTTTGCCGCAAACAGCATTGAATGCATTTAAAGTAAAGCTCAATCAATACATGACGACATTACCCGCCGGATATACCGTTGAAATTGGGGGTGAATCTGCGGAGCGAGATAAGTCTGTTGGTAACCTCATCGCCAATCTATCCATGGTGTTTACACTGATGATCATGGTGGTTGTGATCTCATTTAATTCCTTTAGATTAAGTTTGATCATTTTTACTGTTGGCTTTATGGCATCAGGGCTAGGACTGCTCTCAGTATGGCTGTTTAATTATCCGTTTGGCTTTACGGTCATTATTGGCTTACTCGGTTTAATTGGTTTGGCGATCAATGCAGCTATTGTC